A genome region from Hevea brasiliensis isolate MT/VB/25A 57/8 chromosome 9, ASM3005281v1, whole genome shotgun sequence includes the following:
- the LOC110632050 gene encoding 30S ribosomal protein S16-2, chloroplastic/mitochondrial-like, producing the protein MVVRIRLSRFGCKNKPFYRVMTADSRSPRDGKHLEVLGYYNPLPGQDGGKRMGLNFERVKYWLSVGAQPSDPVQRILFRAGLLPPLPMVAMGRKGGPRDTRPVDPMTGHILDPEKMYNDAQSNASESDNEAETTTP; encoded by the exons ATGGTGGTGAGGATCCGATTGTCGAGATTCGGGTGCAAAAACAAACCATTTTATCGGGTCATGACCGCTGATAGCAGATCCCCCAGAGATGGCAAACACCTGGAAGTCCTTGGTTACTACAATCCCCTTCCAG GTCAAGACGGAGGCAAACGGATGGGTCTTAATTTCGAGAGAGTGAA GTATTGGTTATCAGTCGGTGCTCAGCCTTCAGACCCTGTCCAACGCATTCTTTTCAGAGCAGGATTACTACCTCCTCTACCAATGGTAGCAATGGGGCGTAAAGGTGGACCTCGTGACACACGTCCAGTTGATCCAATGACTGGGCATATTTTGGATCCGGAAAAGATGTACAATGATGCCCAATCAAATGCCAGTGAAAGTGATAATGAAGCTGAAACAACCACTCCATGA
- the LOC110632049 gene encoding uncharacterized protein LOC110632049 has product MGVMGKNLLVLFLMILLLFGGVSSAPSTTSPAKIVSGLFSNVASAFMKWLWSLKATTKTAISGRPMMKFESGYTVETVFDGSKLGIEPYSVEVLPSGELLILDSANSNLYRISSSLSLYSRPKLVAGSPEGYSGHVDGKTREARMNHPKGLTVDDRGNIYIADTMNMAIRKISDAGVTTIAGGKWGRGGGHVDGASEDAKFSNDFDVVYIGSSCSLLVIDRGNRAIREIQLHFDDCAYQYGSGFPLGIAVLVAAGFFGYMLALLQLRVGMIFSSQNDRDAMKTSTAASPYQKPLKSVRPPLIPTEDEQEKHEEGFFGSLGKLFANGGAAVVEILGGIVPGFRKKSPSYQYQNQPQMHSNAWPMQDSFVITEEDEPPSIETRTPTPRKTYPFMSKDAEKKHQWKPGRAFYSGWDDFQQQQQQHQKQHHHRYQSTTPHTYYEQSNEKTNEIVFGAVQEQDGKREAVVIKPVDYGESIYNHHNIRSRTNYVGYSNGY; this is encoded by the exons ATGGGTGTAATGGGCAAGAATTTGTTGGTTTTGTTCCTTATGATCTTGCTGCTTTTTGGAGGTGTCTCTTCAGCTCCTTCTACTACTTCACCTGCAA AGATTGTTAGTGGGTTATTCTCAAATGTCGCTTCTGCTTTTATGAAATGGTTATGGTCTCTCAAAGCCACTACTAAAACAG CTATTTCTGGCCGGccgatgatgaaatttgaaagtGGGTATACTGTCGAGACGGTGTTTGATGGAAGCAAGCTTGGGATTGAGCCTTACTCTGTAGAGGTGTTGCCCAGTGGGGAGCTTCTAATTTTGGACTCCGCTAACAGTAACCTTTACAGGATATCCTCTTCCCTGTCTCTAT ACAGCAGACCTAAGCTCGTTGCTGGATCTCCTGAGGGATACTCTGGACATGTAGATGGGAAGACCAGAGAGGCAAGGATGAACCATCCAAAGGGGCTGACAGTAGATGACAGAGGAAATATTTATATTGCAGACACCATGAATATGGCAATCAGGAAGATAAGTGATGCAG GGGTTACAACAATTGCGGGAGGGAAATGGGGCCGTGGAGGAGGCCATGTAGATGGAGCAAGTGAAGATGCAAAGTTTTCTAATGATTTTGATGTGGTATACATTGGAAGCAGTTGCTCTCTGCTTGTTATAGACAGAGGAAACCGAGCCATCAGAGAGATCCAACTCCATTTTGATGACTGTGCTTATCAATATGGCAGTGGCTTTCCCCTTG GGATTGCAGTCCTTGTAGCAGCTGGCTTCTTTGGTTACATGCTGGCTTTGCTGCAACTTAGGGTGGGAATGATCTTTTCTTCTCAGAAT GATCGGGATGCAATGAAAACAAGCACTGCAGCAAGTCCATATCAGAAACCTCTTAAATCAGTCAGGCCACCTTTAATTCCAactgaagatgaacaagagaagCATGAAGAAGGCTTCTTTGGATCCCTTGGCAAGCTTTTTGCCAATGGTGGAGCAGCTGTTGTTGAAATTTTGGGAGGAATAGTTCCTGGTTTTAGAAAGAAGTCACCAAGCTATCAATATCAAAACCAGCCGCAGATGCATTCAAATGCTTGGCCAATGCAGGACAGCTTTGTGATAACAGAGGAAGATGAGCCTCCTTCTATTGAAACTAGAACGCCAACGCCAAGGAAAACCTATCCATTCATGTCCAAGGATGCTGAAAAGAAGCATCAATGGAAGCCAGGTCGAGCTTTCTATAGTGGGTGGGATGATtttcagcagcagcagcagcagcaccaAAAACAACATCATCATCGAtatcaatctacaaccccacacACTTACTATGAGCAAAGCAATGAGAAAACAAATGAGATTGTGTTCGGGGCAGTTCAGGAGCAGGATGGGAAGCGTGAAGCTGTGGTGATTAAGCCTGTTGATTATGGAGAGTCCATTTACAACCACCACAATATTCGCTCTAGAACCAATTATGTTGGTTACAGTAATGGGTATTGA
- the LOC110632044 gene encoding AP-1 complex subunit gamma-2: MNPFSSGTRLRDMIRAIRACKTAAEERAVVRKECAAIRAAINENDQDYRHRNLAKLMFIHMLGYPTHFGQMECLKLIASAGFPEKRIGYLGLMLLLDERQEVLMLVTNSLKQDLNHSNQYIVGLALCALGNICSAEMARDLAPEVERLLQFRDPNIRKKAALCSIRIVKKVPDLAENFINPAATLLREKHHGVLITGIQLCTDLCKVSPEALEYFRKKCTEGLVRTLKDVVNSPYAPEYDIAGITDPFLHIRLLKILRILGQGDADASDTMNDILAQVATKTESNKNAGNAILYECVETIMSIEDNGGLRVLAINILGRFLSNRDNNIRYVALNMLMKAITVDAQAVQRHRATILECVKDSDASIRKRALELVYLLVNESNVRPLTKDLIEYLEVSDQEFKGDLTAKICSIVEKFSPEKIWYIDQMLKVLTEAGNFVKDEVWHALIVVISNASDLHGYTVRALYRAFQTSAEQETLVRVAVWCIGEYGDMLVNNVGVLDIEDPIKTVTESNAVDVVEIAIKRHASDLTTKAMALIALVKLSSRFPSCSERIKDIIMHYKGSLVLELQQRSLEFNSIIEKHQNIRSTLVERMPVLDEATFSGRRAGSLPATVSTSNGASLNLPNGVAKHSAAPLVDLLDLSDDAPAPGSSGSDFLHDLLGVDLAPASTQPGISQAPKSGTDVLLDLLSIGTTNPVQSNSSALDILSPGQDNQKPIAALDVLSSPLASAQANSSVGASSMIDLLDGFAPSPLKHEDNGQVYPSIVAFESSNLRITFNFSKPPGNAQTTLIQATFKNLSSNAFTDFVFQAAVPKFLQLHLDPASRNTLPASDNGSVTQSLRVTNSQHGKKALVMRIRIAYKLNNKDMLEEGQINNFPQDL, encoded by the exons ATGAATCCCTTCTCGTCCGGTACGCGTCTAAG GGACATGATTCGGGCAATACGTGCTTGCAAAACTGCTGCAGAGGAACGTGCTGTCGTAAGAAAAGAATGTGCTGCCATTCGTGCTGCAATTAATGAAAATGATCAAGATTATAGACACCGCAACTTGGCAAAGCTCATGTTTATTCACATGCTTGGTTAtccaacacattttggtcaaatGGAATGCCTGAAATTGATTGCATCAGCTGGATTTCCAGAGAAGAGAATAGGATATCTTGGCCTCATGCTACTTCTTGATGAAAGACAAGAAGTTCTAATGTTGGTCACAAACTCATTAAAGCA AGATCTCAATCACTCAAACCAGTATATTGTAGGGCTTGCTCTTTGTGCTTTGGGAAATATCTGTTCGGCAGAAATGGCTCGTGATCTTGCACCAGAAGTGGAAAGATTGCTGCAATTTCGGGATCCAAACATTCGAAAAAAG GCTGCATTGTGCTCCATACGGATTGTAAAGAAAGTCCCTGATCTGGCAGAAAATTTCATAAATCCAGCTGCTACCTTACTTAGAGAGAAGCATCATGGAGTCTTAATAACAGGCATTCAACTTTGTACAGATCTATGTAAAGTCAGTCCAGAAGCCCTTGAATATTTTAGAAAG AAATGCACAGAAGGTTTGGTCCGAACTCTAAAAGATGTTGTGAACAGTCCATATGCACCTGAGTATGACATTGCTGGCATTACAGACCCTTTTCTCCATATCAGATTGCTTAAAATTCTGCGCATATTAGGCCAAGGGGATGCTGATGCTAGTGACACTATGAATGACATACTTGCACAG GTGGCAACAAAAACTGAGTCAAACAAAAATGCAGGCAATGCTATtttatatgaatgtgtggaaacTATCATGAGCATAGAAGATAATGGTGGTTTACGAGTGCTTGCTATTAATATCTTGGGAAGATTCTTGTCAAACCGTGACAACAAtatcag ATATGTTGCATTGAACATGCTGATGAAGGCCATTACTGTAGATGCTCAAGCAGTGCAAAGACACCGGGCAACAATCTTGGAATGTGTTAAG GATTCAGATGCTTCAATTCGTAAAAGAGCCCTTGAACTTGTTTACCTTCTAGTGAATGAAAGCAATGTAAGGCCTTTGACAAAAGACCTAATTGAATATTTGGAAGTAAGTGATCAAGAATTTAAGGGAGATCTTACTGCCAAAATTTGCTCCATTGTTGAAAA GTTCTCCCCTGAGAAAATTTGGTATATTGATCAGATGCTCAAGGTTCTTACTGAG GCTGGAAATTTTGTAAAAGATGAAGTGTGGCATGCCCttattgttgttataagcaatgcTTCCGACCTCCATGGATATACAGTCAGGGCATTATACAGAGCGTTTCAAACATCAGCTGAGCAG GAAACCCTTGTTCGAGTTGCAGTATGGTGCATTGGAGAATACGGTGACATGTTGGTCAACAATGTTGGGGTGCTTGACATAGAGGATCCTATAAAAACT GTCACAGAGTCTAATGCTGTGGATGTTGTTGAGATTGCTATAAAGCGTCATGCCTCTGATCTCACTACTAAAGCAATGGCTTTGATTGCTTTAGTGAAGCTCTCTTCCCGGTTCCCATCTTGCTCAGA GAGGATCAAGGATATAATTATGCACTATAAAGGAAGCCTTGTGCTTGAATTGCAGCAAAGATCCCTTGAGTTTAATTCTATTATTGAGAAGCATCAGAATATCAG GTCTACTCTGGTTGAAAGAATGCCAGTTTTGGATGAGGCTACTTTCAGTGGAAGGAGGGCTGGTTCTTTGCCAGCAACTGTTTCAACTTCTAATGGGGCATCACTTAATCTTCCAAATGGAGTTGCTAAGCACTCTGCAGCTCCTCTTGTAGATTTACTTGATCTTTCAGATGACGCTCCTGCACCAGGCTCTTCAGGCAGCGACTTTCTTCATGATCTTCTTGGTGTTGATTTAGCACCAGCGTCCACACAACCAG GCATAAGCCAGGCTCCCAAATCTGGCACAGATGTTCTACTTGATCTTCTGTCCATTGGAACAACTAATCCTGTACAAAGCAATTCATCTGCACTTGACATATTATCACCTGGTCAAGATAACCAAAAACCAATTGCCGCATTAGATGTACTCTCATCACCTTTAGCTTCAGCACAAGCCAATTCTTCTGTTGGAGCTTCTTCCATGATAGATTTGTTGGATGGCTTTGCCCCTAGCCCATTAAAGCATG AGGATAATGGCCAAGTTTATCCATCTATAGTTGCATTTGAAAGCAGCAACTTGAGGATTACATTTAACTTCTCAAAGCCACCTGGGAACGCGCAAACAACATTAATCCAGGCCACTTTCAAGAATTTGTCATCTAATGCATTTACAGATTTTGTTTTCCAGGCAGCCGTTCCAAAG TTTCTTCAGTTGCACTTGGATCCAGCTAGCCGCAATACACTACCTGCAAGTGATAATGGGTCGGTCACACAAAGCTTGAGGGTAACTAACAGCCAACATGGCAAG AAAGCACTTGTCATGCGCATAAGGATAGCATACAAGCTGAACAACAAAGATATGTTGGAAGAAGGACAAATCAACAATTTCCCTCAGGATTTATGA
- the LOC110632060 gene encoding RING-H2 finger protein ATL47 isoform X1 codes for MYWIQSQIIHKGGHLSHPPLSLLLSSSSSPSPSLPYNSDHQKQSSSGNKISPTIIFIIVIIAVIFFISGLLHLLVRFLVKHRSSSSVSESNRYPEMSGPDAFRRQLQQLFHLHDSGLDQAFIDSLPVFFYKEIMGLKEPFDCAVCLCEFSEKDELRLLPACSHAFHIDCIDTWLLSNSTCPLCRGTLYTPGLPYENPVFHFEEPTEDGFTSTVGSGVSLGQKPAENERINSKRVFSVRLGKFKSSNSEAVDRGEGETSSSNLDARRCYSMGSFQYVVADFDLQVALCPGRGAGPGSVKLVKGRNGQNGNSPTDGDVEGKKINIRSKGESFSVSKIWQWSKKEKFIACKAEKMLFFLPHFRPRAPAYKSSIFQNLACESQSCDL; via the exons ATGTATTGGATTCAGTCTCAAATCATCCACAAAGGTGGTCACTTGTCTCACCCTCCTCTCTCTTTGCTTTTATCCTCCTCGTCTTCTCCCTCTCCTTCGTTGCCATATAATAGCGATCACCAGAAACAATCTTCTTCTGGTAACAAAATAAGCCCGActataatttttatcatagttattatAGCTGTTATATTTTTCATTTCTGGTCTTCTCCACTTGCTTGTTAGATTTCTCGTAAAGCATAGATCTTCTTCTTCAGTGTCTGAATCCAATAGATATCCAGAAATGTCCGGGCCTGATGCTTTCCGAAGACAGCTACAGCAACTCTTCCATCTTCATGATTCTGGCCTAGATCAAGCTTTTATTGATTCATTGCCTGTGTTTTTTTACAAGGAGATTATGGGTCTGAAAGAGCCATTTGATTGTGCGGTTTGCCTTTGTGAATTCTCAGAGAAAGACGAGTTGAGATTGCTTCCCGCATGTAGTCATGCTTTCCACATTGATTGTATAGATACATGGTTACTATCTAATTCAACTTGCCCCCTTTGTAGAGGGACCCTTTATACACCCGGACTTCCATATGAAAACCCAGTTTTTCATTTTGAAGAACCAACGGAAGATGGGTTTACAAGCACTGTAGGAAGTGGGGTATCTCTTGGCCAAAAACCAGCAGAGAATGAGAGAATCAATTCGAAAAGGGTATTTTCTGTGAGACTAGGCAAGTTTAAAAGCTCTAACAGCGAAGCAGTAGatagaggagagggagagaccaGCAGCAGTAATTTGGATGCAAGGAGATGTTATTCAATGGGGTCATTCCAATATGTGGTTGCTGATTTCGATTTGCAAGTGGCTCTATGCCCTGGCAGAGGTGCAGGTCCTGGTAGTGTCAAGCTTGTGAAAGGAAGAAATGGACAAAATGGGAATTCACCAACTGATGGGGATGTTGAGGGGaagaagattaacattagaagtAAAGGCGAAAGCTTTTCTGTTTCCAAGATATGGCAATGGTCTAAGAAAG AGAAATTCATTGCATGCAAGGCTGAGAAAATGCTTTTCTTTTTGCCACACTTTAGGCCTCGTGCTCCTGCATACAAAAGCAGCATTTTCCAAAATCTTGCTTGTGAATCACAAAGCTGTGATCTTTGA
- the LOC110632060 gene encoding RING-H2 finger protein ATL47 isoform X2: MYWIQSQIIHKGGHLSHPPLSLLLSSSSSPSPSLPYNSDHQKQSSSGNKISPTIIFIIVIIAVIFFISGLLHLLVRFLVKHRSSSSVSESNRYPEMSGPDAFRRQLQQLFHLHDSGLDQAFIDSLPVFFYKEIMGLKEPFDCAVCLCEFSEKDELRLLPACSHAFHIDCIDTWLLSNSTCPLCRGTLYTPGLPYENPVFHFEEPTEDGFTSTVGSGVSLGQKPAENERINSKRVFSVRLGKFKSSNSEAVDRGEGETSSSNLDARRCYSMGSFQYVVADFDLQVALCPGRGAGPGSVKLVKGRNGQNGNSPTDGDVEGKKINIRSKGESFSVSKIWQWSKKGKFPSSSETHMGISSASAGLPWSDRTQGT, translated from the coding sequence ATGTATTGGATTCAGTCTCAAATCATCCACAAAGGTGGTCACTTGTCTCACCCTCCTCTCTCTTTGCTTTTATCCTCCTCGTCTTCTCCCTCTCCTTCGTTGCCATATAATAGCGATCACCAGAAACAATCTTCTTCTGGTAACAAAATAAGCCCGActataatttttatcatagttattatAGCTGTTATATTTTTCATTTCTGGTCTTCTCCACTTGCTTGTTAGATTTCTCGTAAAGCATAGATCTTCTTCTTCAGTGTCTGAATCCAATAGATATCCAGAAATGTCCGGGCCTGATGCTTTCCGAAGACAGCTACAGCAACTCTTCCATCTTCATGATTCTGGCCTAGATCAAGCTTTTATTGATTCATTGCCTGTGTTTTTTTACAAGGAGATTATGGGTCTGAAAGAGCCATTTGATTGTGCGGTTTGCCTTTGTGAATTCTCAGAGAAAGACGAGTTGAGATTGCTTCCCGCATGTAGTCATGCTTTCCACATTGATTGTATAGATACATGGTTACTATCTAATTCAACTTGCCCCCTTTGTAGAGGGACCCTTTATACACCCGGACTTCCATATGAAAACCCAGTTTTTCATTTTGAAGAACCAACGGAAGATGGGTTTACAAGCACTGTAGGAAGTGGGGTATCTCTTGGCCAAAAACCAGCAGAGAATGAGAGAATCAATTCGAAAAGGGTATTTTCTGTGAGACTAGGCAAGTTTAAAAGCTCTAACAGCGAAGCAGTAGatagaggagagggagagaccaGCAGCAGTAATTTGGATGCAAGGAGATGTTATTCAATGGGGTCATTCCAATATGTGGTTGCTGATTTCGATTTGCAAGTGGCTCTATGCCCTGGCAGAGGTGCAGGTCCTGGTAGTGTCAAGCTTGTGAAAGGAAGAAATGGACAAAATGGGAATTCACCAACTGATGGGGATGTTGAGGGGaagaagattaacattagaagtAAAGGCGAAAGCTTTTCTGTTTCCAAGATATGGCAATGGTCTAAGAAAGGTAAATTCCCAAGTTCATCTGAAACTCACATGGGTATTTCTTCTGCATCTGCGGGTTTGCCATGGAGTGATAGAACTCAGGGCACATGA